The Flavobacterium jumunjinense genome includes a region encoding these proteins:
- a CDS encoding transposase: MEDNVNYNNETKGNRKKLPQRKSIRLKGYDYSQAGLYFITICCEDRICRFGHIEKGIMILNAYGQIAHDAWLQTAAIRKNVTLYEFIIMPNHIHGIIVLNGRGELHSPDNNNNNNIHECNSSSNGVLGECNSSSNGVLGECNSPLRSPSQTLGAIVRGYKSSVTKQMGLMGFNEKLWQRNYYDHIIRNEQSYQNIANYILNNPAKWGEDKFYEK, from the coding sequence ATGGAGGACAATGTAAACTATAATAATGAGACTAAGGGCAACCGTAAAAAATTGCCTCAACGAAAATCTATCAGATTGAAAGGTTATGATTATTCACAAGCAGGTTTGTATTTTATTACGATTTGTTGTGAAGATCGAATTTGTCGTTTTGGACATATTGAAAAAGGAATAATGATTTTGAATGCATACGGACAAATTGCACACGACGCATGGTTGCAAACGGCTGCCATTCGAAAAAATGTAACATTATACGAATTTATAATAATGCCCAATCATATTCATGGTATTATTGTATTAAACGGTAGGGGCGAATTGCATTCGCCCGATAATAATAATAATAATAATATCCACGAATGCAATTCGTCTTCGAATGGTGTTTTGGGCGAATGCAATTCGTCTTCGAATGGTGTTTTGGGCGAATGCAATTCGCCCCTACGTTCACCATCGCAAACGTTGGGTGCTATTGTTCGTGGGTATAAATCATCTGTCACCAAACAAATGGGGTTAATGGGTTTTAATGAAAAATTATGGCAACGCAATTATTATGACCATATTATCAGAAATGAACAATCGTATCAAAATATTGCAAATTATATACTAAATAACCCTGCAAAATGGGGTGAAGATAAATTTTATGAAAAATAA